AATCGCTCGATGCGTTGCGCTGGTTGAAGGTGGAGGCCGACACGCTCGAACGGGACGTTGAGCAAAAGGACCTCGCGCTGCAAACTTATCGAGTCGAAAAGAAAATGGTTTCACTGGAGGAAAGCCAGAATATTGTTCTGCAGGCGCTCAAACAGGCGCAGGCTGATCTGGACAAGGCGCGCAGCGACGCCGCGTCCGCCCAGAAACTCGACGAAGAAGTCGAACGATTGCTCAAGTCAGGGACCAGTATTGACGCCATTCCGCAGGTGGCCGGGAACCCGTTGATTCAGGACATGAGGAAATCACTGGCCGAAAAAGAAGCCCTGCTGGCGAACCTCCTCAAACGTTACAAGGACAAGTATCCTGACGTCATTCGCGTGCGGGAGGAAATCGCGTCACTGAAGGATTCGATTCAAAGGGAATCGCAAAAGGTCCGGGAAGCGATCCGCGCCGAGTCGGAACTTGCCAGGGCAAAAGAATCCATCATGGTCGGCGAACTGAAGAAGAAGGAGCAGGAATCTTTCGAGCTGAGCCAGCTGCGAATTCAGTATGACGTGCTCAACCGGCAGGCCGATCAAAGCAAGCTGCTCTACAATGTGGTTCTCCAGCGCATGAAGGAAACCGACCTGACCTCCAAGGACAAGGCTCAGAACATGCGCGTGGTGGACGCGGCCGTGGTGCCGATGAATCCGGTGAAGCCGCGCGTCGTGCTGACTTTGTTCCTTGGCATCATTGGCGGCCTGGGTATCGCCATCGGTCTGGCCTTCTTTGTCAATTACCTTGATGACTCGATCAAGAGTCAGGACGATATCGAGACATACCTTCGCCTGCAGTTTCTTGGTTACATCCCGAATATCAAAACCAACAGCCTGCTTGAACGCGATCTACAGGCGCATCTGCGTCCCCAATCGAACGCGGCCGAGGGCTTTCGCACGCTTCGGGCCGCAGTCGCGCTTTCCCCCAACTCTGATAAATACCGCGTTCTCACCGTTACCAGCACCATTCCTTCGGAAGGCAAATCGCTTGTCGCCTCCAACTTGGCGATCGTCATGGCGCAGACTGGGTTGAAGACGTTGCTGGTGGATGCTGATTTGCGCCGACCCTCGGTGCATAAGGTCTTCCGCCTGCAAAGTCCCATCGGCCTTTCCTCCTACCTGATGGACAAGGTAAAAAGCGTTGATGAGTTCATTCATACCACCGAGGTGCCGAATTTGGACGTGGTCTGCTGCGGTGCCGTGCCTTCGTCCCCGTCGGAACTCGCGGGCTCGAAGCGGATGAGGCAGTTTCTGGACGAAATCCGGAGCCGGTACGACCGGGTGATTTTCGACTGCCCTCCGGTATCGGCGGTAAGTGACCCCTTATTGATCGCCTCGCTTTCAGATGGGGCGGTGTTCGTCGCCAAGTTCAACAAAATCCGCCGCGACCACGCGCGCAAGACGATCCAGCGCATTCAAGATGCGGGCATACACATCCTGGGAGTGGTGTTGAACGACATCGATTTCGAAGGCAAGGATTCCTACTACTACTCCTACTACTATTACCAGAACCGTTACTACTCCAGTCACTACAGCCCGAATTCCGGCAAGATCGAGAAGGAGAAACCGGAGGAACTTAAGA
This DNA window, taken from Candidatus Angelobacter sp., encodes the following:
- a CDS encoding polysaccharide biosynthesis tyrosine autokinase, yielding MEHGAPETADVVVHEEKINLRHYWHVILERRWLVFTALFSVFALCLIYLFNAQRIFQATARMQIDRESDNVLNIKDVFAVDGREQDYLQTQYKNLQSRSLIQSVAAKLKLDRDPRYARSTDVVKAVAQDITIAPIRLSRLVDVKVEHPDPKQAAAIANTLVETFIQQNLDQKMSKSLDALRWLKVEADTLERDVEQKDLALQTYRVEKKMVSLEESQNIVLQALKQAQADLDKARSDAASAQKLDEEVERLLKSGTSIDAIPQVAGNPLIQDMRKSLAEKEALLANLLKRYKDKYPDVIRVREEIASLKDSIQRESQKVREAIRAESELARAKESIMVGELKKKEQESFELSQLRIQYDVLNRQADQSKLLYNVVLQRMKETDLTSKDKAQNMRVVDAAVVPMNPVKPRVVLTLFLGIIGGLGIAIGLAFFVNYLDDSIKSQDDIETYLRLQFLGYIPNIKTNSLLERDLQAHLRPQSNAAEGFRTLRAAVALSPNSDKYRVLTVTSTIPSEGKSLVASNLAIVMAQTGLKTLLVDADLRRPSVHKVFRLQSPIGLSSYLMDKVKSVDEFIHTTEVPNLDVVCCGAVPSSPSELAGSKRMRQFLDEIRSRYDRVIFDCPPVSAVSDPLLIASLSDGAVFVAKFNKIRRDHARKTIQRIQDAGIHILGVVLNDIDFEGKDSYYYSYYYYQNRYYSSHYSPNSGKIEKEKPEELKKAG